One Scylla paramamosain isolate STU-SP2022 chromosome 7, ASM3559412v1, whole genome shotgun sequence DNA window includes the following coding sequences:
- the LOC135102269 gene encoding uncharacterized protein LOC135102269 isoform X1, translating to MISSRSVYPNKHLDMKHLVVVVASVVAASALSVSRPEEAAKDDVTAKLLGIGVVGLPAFATQAFTVTVVETVSAQTTVTTDCALMVNYCNARSSLGRGETPTIEPTVAILTATPSTITGETFISSSTNDETANSQVQILDSSIDETVHTTRDFAVKPIVAVQTPPAAETPTHTLAIDSPQESPRNGDLIIPASAVTLEEGEHRVRRRCFEGVNARLLTLITVTSTSIAYTGTIIEENPTLTIEYFCTTPTISPPLQTCTSFNAPPLVP from the exons atgatcAGCTCGAGATCAGTGTACCCTAACAAGCACCTTGACATGAAG CACTTGGTAGTTGTGGTGGCAAGCGTTGTGGCTGCGTCTGCCCTGTCAGTTTCGCGCCCCGAAGAGGCAGCCAAGGATGACGTTACCGCCAAATTGCTGGGCATAGGCGTGGTGGGATTACCAGCCTTCGCCACCCAGGCCTTCACCGTGAcc GTTGTCGAGACAGTGTCTGCTCAGACCACAGTAACAACTGACTGCGCCCTTATGGTAAATTACTGCAATGCACGCTCCTCCTTGGGCCGGGGAGAAACCCCAACCATCGAACCTACAGTTGCTATTCTCACCGCAACTCCTTCCACCATCACCGGTGAGACATTTATTTCCTCCAGTACAAACGATGAGACTGCGAATTCCCAAGTGCAAATTCTCGACTCGTCTATTGATGAAACGGTACACACCACTCGGGACTTTGCTGTGAAACCCATTGTTGCAGTACAAACTCCACCGGCAGCAGAGACTCCCACCCACACCCTCGCCATTGACTCGCCCCAGGAATCTCCAAGAAATGGTGATCTTATCATCCCAGCATCAGCAGTCACTCT agaggagggagagcatcGTGTACGCCGTCGCTGTTTTGAAG GTGTAAATGCAAGGCTCCTGACATTGATAACTGTCACCTCTACCTCCATTGCATACACCGGGACCATCATTGAAGAAAACCCAACCCTCACCATTGAATACTTTTGTACTACACCAacaatatcaccaccattacaaacATGTACTAGTTTTAATGCTCCTCCATTAGTGCCATAA
- the LOC135102269 gene encoding uncharacterized protein LOC135102269 isoform X2: MISSRSVYPNKHLDMKHLVVVVASVVAASALSVSRPEEAAKDDVTAKLLGIGVVGLPAFATQAFTVTVVETVSAQTTVTTDCALMVNYCNARSSLGRGETPTIEPTVAILTATPSTITGETFISSSTNDETANSQVQILDSSIDETVHTTRDFAVKPIVAVQTPPAAETPTHTLAIDSPQESPRNGDLIIPASAVTLCKCKAPDIDNCHLYLHCIHRDHH, translated from the exons atgatcAGCTCGAGATCAGTGTACCCTAACAAGCACCTTGACATGAAG CACTTGGTAGTTGTGGTGGCAAGCGTTGTGGCTGCGTCTGCCCTGTCAGTTTCGCGCCCCGAAGAGGCAGCCAAGGATGACGTTACCGCCAAATTGCTGGGCATAGGCGTGGTGGGATTACCAGCCTTCGCCACCCAGGCCTTCACCGTGAcc GTTGTCGAGACAGTGTCTGCTCAGACCACAGTAACAACTGACTGCGCCCTTATGGTAAATTACTGCAATGCACGCTCCTCCTTGGGCCGGGGAGAAACCCCAACCATCGAACCTACAGTTGCTATTCTCACCGCAACTCCTTCCACCATCACCGGTGAGACATTTATTTCCTCCAGTACAAACGATGAGACTGCGAATTCCCAAGTGCAAATTCTCGACTCGTCTATTGATGAAACGGTACACACCACTCGGGACTTTGCTGTGAAACCCATTGTTGCAGTACAAACTCCACCGGCAGCAGAGACTCCCACCCACACCCTCGCCATTGACTCGCCCCAGGAATCTCCAAGAAATGGTGATCTTATCATCCCAGCATCAGCAGTCACTCT GTGTAAATGCAAGGCTCCTGACATTGATAACTGTCACCTCTACCTCCATTGCATACACCGGGACCATCATTGA